A genomic window from Caldicellulosiruptor kronotskyensis 2002 includes:
- the rpsH gene encoding 30S ribosomal protein S8 has product MYVIDPIADMLTRIRNANNARHEIVDIPASKMKKAIAQILLEEGFIKDYEIIDDGKNGIIRIRLKYGPNKERAITGLKRISKPGRRVYAGKDELPRVLGGLGIAIISTSKGIMTDKKARKEGVGGEVLCYVW; this is encoded by the coding sequence ATGTACGTAATAGACCCGATTGCAGATATGCTTACACGTATAAGAAATGCAAATAATGCTCGCCATGAAATAGTAGACATTCCAGCATCCAAAATGAAAAAAGCAATTGCCCAAATTCTGTTAGAAGAAGGATTTATAAAAGATTATGAGATAATTGATGATGGCAAGAATGGTATTATAAGAATTAGGTTAAAATATGGTCCTAATAAAGAAAGAGCAATAACAGGGCTGAAGAGAATATCAAAGCCTGGAAGAAGAGTATATGCTGGCAAAGATGAGCTTCCAAGAGTGTTAGGTGGACTTGGTATTGCAATCATTTCTACATCAAAAGGAATAATGACAGATAAAAAGGCAAGAAAAGAAGGAGTTGGCGGAGAGGTTCTCTGCTATGTGTGGTAA
- the rplN gene encoding 50S ribosomal protein L14 codes for MIQPQSRLKVADNTGAKEVMCIRVLGGSNRKFANIGDVIVCSVKDATPGGVVKKGDVVKAVIVRTRKGVRREDGTYIRFDDNAAVLIREDGTPRGTRIFGPVARELRDKDFMKIVSLAPEVL; via the coding sequence ATGATCCAACCACAGTCAAGGCTGAAGGTTGCTGACAACACAGGTGCAAAAGAAGTAATGTGTATAAGAGTTTTAGGTGGTTCTAATAGAAAGTTTGCAAATATAGGAGATGTAATAGTTTGTTCTGTCAAAGATGCAACACCAGGTGGCGTTGTAAAGAAAGGTGACGTTGTAAAAGCAGTTATTGTCAGGACACGCAAAGGTGTAAGAAGAGAGGACGGGACATATATAAGATTTGATGATAATGCTGCAGTGTTAATAAGAGAAGATGGAACTCCAAGAGGAACACGTATTTTTGGACCTGTTGCAAGAGAGCTTCGTGACAAGGATTTTATGAAGATAGTATCTCTTGCACCAGAAGTTCTATAA
- a CDS encoding type Z 30S ribosomal protein S14 yields the protein MARKALIIKQQRPQKFSTRYYNRCKICGRPRAYLRKFGVCRLCFRKLAHNGEIPGVKKASW from the coding sequence ATGGCAAGGAAAGCTCTTATTATAAAACAGCAAAGACCTCAAAAGTTCTCTACAAGGTATTACAATAGGTGTAAGATATGCGGAAGACCAAGAGCGTATTTAAGAAAGTTTGGTGTTTGCAGACTGTGCTTTAGAAAGCTTGCTCATAATGGAGAGATACCGGGTGTTAAGAAAGCGAGCTGGTAA
- the rplE gene encoding 50S ribosomal protein L5: protein MAPRLKEKYFQEVVPAMMQKFGYKNVMQVPRLAKIVVNIGLGEGKDNPKALEAAVNDLMAITGQKPVVTRAKKSIANFKLRKGMPIGCMVTLRGDRMYEFLDKMINLALPRVRDFRGVSDKSFDGRGNYSIGFKEQLVFPEIDYDKVDKIRGLEVTIVTSAKTDEEAKELLRLLGMPFAS, encoded by the coding sequence ATGGCACCAAGACTCAAAGAAAAGTATTTTCAAGAAGTTGTTCCTGCTATGATGCAAAAGTTTGGATACAAAAATGTTATGCAAGTTCCAAGACTTGCAAAGATTGTTGTAAATATTGGACTTGGAGAAGGGAAAGACAATCCTAAGGCTTTGGAAGCTGCGGTAAATGATTTGATGGCAATTACTGGGCAAAAACCAGTGGTTACACGTGCTAAAAAGTCTATAGCAAACTTCAAGCTCAGAAAAGGAATGCCAATAGGTTGCATGGTAACGTTAAGAGGCGATAGAATGTATGAATTTTTAGATAAGATGATAAATCTTGCTCTTCCAAGAGTGAGGGACTTTAGAGGTGTGTCAGATAAATCTTTTGATGGTCGAGGAAATTATTCGATAGGGTTTAAAGAACAGCTTGTTTTTCCTGAGATTGATTATGACAAGGTAGATAAGATAAGAGGACTTGAAGTTACTATTGTAACCTCAGCAAAGACTGACGAAGAAGCTAAAGAGCTTTTGAGACTTTTAGGAATGCCATTTGCAAGTTAA
- the rplX gene encoding 50S ribosomal protein L24: MPNKVHVKKGDTVVVISGKYKGKQGRVLTVLPKDKKVVVEGVNIVKKHVRPNPKMPQGGIITQEAPIWACKVMLVCPKCGKPTRIGHRFIQEGEEERKVRTCKKCGEIID, from the coding sequence ATGCCAAACAAGGTTCATGTAAAAAAAGGGGATACTGTTGTAGTTATCTCAGGTAAATATAAAGGCAAACAAGGCAGGGTACTTACAGTATTGCCAAAAGATAAAAAAGTTGTAGTTGAAGGTGTTAACATAGTTAAAAAGCATGTAAGACCAAATCCCAAAATGCCACAGGGTGGTATAATAACTCAAGAAGCGCCTATTTGGGCGTGCAAGGTAATGCTTGTATGTCCAAAGTGTGGCAAACCAACAAGGATTGGTCACAGGTTTATCCAAGAAGGTGAAGAGGAAAGAAAAGTCAGAACATGCAAAAAATGCGGTGAGATAATTGACTAA
- the rplF gene encoding 50S ribosomal protein L6, producing the protein MSRIGRKPIDIPSGVDVKIDGNVITVKGPKGTLTREIHPEMIVKIENNQIIVQRPSDERFHKALHGLTRTLIANMVEGVTKGYEKVLEVVGIGYRAQKQGKKLVLNVGYSHPVEIEEPAGITIEVPDQNRIIVKGIDKQQVGNFAANIRKVREPDPYLGKGIKYADEVLRLKEGKAGKGGKK; encoded by the coding sequence ATGTCAAGAATAGGTAGAAAACCTATTGATATACCCAGCGGTGTTGATGTCAAGATAGATGGCAATGTCATCACAGTAAAAGGACCAAAAGGGACACTTACAAGAGAAATACATCCTGAAATGATTGTTAAGATAGAAAACAATCAGATAATTGTTCAAAGACCTTCTGATGAGAGGTTCCACAAAGCTCTGCATGGTCTTACTCGCACACTTATTGCAAACATGGTAGAAGGAGTAACAAAAGGTTATGAAAAAGTATTAGAAGTTGTCGGAATAGGTTACAGAGCTCAAAAACAGGGCAAGAAACTTGTACTCAATGTTGGATATTCACACCCTGTTGAGATTGAAGAGCCTGCTGGCATTACTATTGAAGTTCCGGATCAGAACAGAATAATAGTAAAAGGGATTGATAAACAACAGGTTGGAAACTTTGCTGCAAATATAAGAAAAGTGAGAGAGCCTGATCCATATCTTGGAAAGGGCATTAAATATGCTGATGAAGTTTTAAGACTTAAAGAAGGAAAAGCCGGCAAAGGCGGTAAGAAATAG